Proteins from a genomic interval of Pseudomonas asplenii:
- a CDS encoding PLP-dependent cysteine synthase family protein has protein sequence MMSDNRQWAREAIRIIEADFQRSADTHLIPLPLPGLPGIELYFKDESSHPTGSLKHRLARSLFLYALCNGWLKPGAPVIEASSGSTAISEAYFARLLGLPFIAVMPATTSQEKIAQIAFYGGKSHLVQDPTQIYAESERLARESGGHFMDQFTYAERATDWRANNNIAESIFQQLRFERHPEPSWLISSPGTGGTTATLGRYVRYRQHATRVLCADAERSVFFEYYQTGDASLRLECGSRIEGIGRPRVEASFLPKVIDAMVKVPDALSLAAMHYLARRLGRRVGGSSGTNLVGALMAARQMVEAGESGSIVAILCDGGERYATTYYDDAWLRAQGYELDELIGQVAASVERGEALPESVLRARI, from the coding sequence ATCATGAGCGATAACCGACAGTGGGCCCGGGAAGCGATCCGGATCATCGAGGCCGATTTCCAGCGTAGTGCCGATACCCACCTGATTCCCCTGCCATTGCCGGGGTTGCCGGGCATCGAGTTGTATTTCAAGGACGAGTCCAGTCATCCCACGGGCAGTCTGAAGCATCGGCTGGCGCGTTCGCTGTTCCTCTATGCGCTGTGTAACGGCTGGTTGAAGCCGGGCGCACCGGTGATCGAAGCGTCCAGCGGCTCCACGGCCATTTCCGAGGCCTACTTCGCCCGCTTGCTGGGGCTGCCGTTCATCGCGGTGATGCCGGCGACCACCTCGCAGGAGAAGATTGCGCAGATCGCTTTCTACGGCGGCAAGAGTCATCTGGTACAGGACCCGACGCAGATCTATGCCGAGTCCGAGCGTCTGGCACGGGAAAGTGGCGGTCATTTCATGGATCAGTTCACCTATGCCGAGCGGGCGACCGACTGGCGGGCGAACAACAACATCGCCGAATCGATTTTCCAGCAACTGCGTTTCGAACGGCATCCGGAGCCGAGCTGGCTGATCTCCAGTCCCGGCACCGGCGGCACCACGGCGACCCTGGGACGTTATGTGCGTTACCGTCAGCATGCGACCCGGGTGCTGTGCGCCGATGCCGAGCGCTCGGTGTTCTTCGAGTACTACCAGACGGGAGATGCCAGTCTGCGCCTGGAGTGCGGTTCGCGGATCGAGGGTATTGGTCGGCCACGGGTCGAGGCATCTTTCCTGCCCAAGGTCATCGACGCGATGGTCAAGGTGCCTGATGCCTTGTCGCTCGCGGCCATGCACTATCTGGCACGCCGCCTGGGACGGCGGGTTGGCGGGTCGAGCGGGACCAACCTGGTCGGTGCGCTGATGGCGGCGCGGCAGATGGTCGAGGCGGGCGAGAGCGGTTCTATCGTGGCAATTCTCTGCGATGGTGGCGAGCGTTATGCCACGACCTACTACGACGACGCGTGGCTCAGGGCCCAGGGCTATGAGCTGGATGAGTTGATCGGGCAGGTGGCGGCCAGTGTCGAGCGGGGCGAGGCGTTGCCCGAGAGTGTATTGCGCGCGCGAATCTGA
- a CDS encoding YehS family protein: MIHNDVMRSVRYMLDISDAKVADIIKLTGFEASRNDIVSYLKKDEEEGFLHCPDEVIAYFLDGLVIFKRGKDDSRPPLPVELPVTNNIILKKLRVAFELKEDDLHAILKSVDFPVSKPELSALFRKVGHNNYRPCGDQLLRNFLKGLTLRVRH, from the coding sequence ATGATTCACAACGACGTAATGCGCAGCGTGCGCTACATGCTCGATATCAGCGATGCCAAGGTCGCCGACATCATCAAGCTGACCGGTTTCGAAGCCTCACGGAACGATATCGTCAGTTACCTGAAAAAGGACGAGGAAGAAGGCTTCCTGCACTGCCCTGACGAGGTCATTGCCTATTTCCTCGATGGCCTGGTGATCTTCAAGCGCGGCAAGGACGACAGCCGTCCGCCGCTGCCAGTCGAGTTGCCGGTGACCAACAACATCATCCTGAAGAAGCTGCGGGTAGCCTTCGAACTCAAGGAAGACGACCTGCATGCGATTCTCAAGTCCGTCGACTTCCCGGTTTCCAAGCCGGAGCTGAGCGCGCTATTCCGCAAGGTCGGCCATAACAACTATCGGCCGTGTGGCGACCAGTTGCTGCGCAACTTCCTCAAGGGCCTGACCCTGCGCGTTCGCCACTAA